The Mytilus galloprovincialis chromosome 7, xbMytGall1.hap1.1, whole genome shotgun sequence genome has a window encoding:
- the LOC143083485 gene encoding uncharacterized protein LOC143083485 isoform X1, with amino-acid sequence MINEMGVTNLWQILSPIQQHKPLSSLKGQTVAIDLSIWVCENQCVKQMQGVVTRPYLRNLYFRISCLLQLGINLIFAVEGEAPDLKHETMSRRQEVQYPGKRKGPPNKKKSRSHFNAKLRECCEMLDYLGVPYIQSKGEAEALCGLLNAAGIVDGCITNDGDVFLYGAKTVFRNFSVTSKDPQVEIYRVHDIEQKLDLNREKMVALALLVGCDYVPKGVPGVGIEKASKLLAGYNDVSPLRRFKSWKRMSDAECLDAIEVQIKKKAALVSDFPQKKIIDEFMIPKDCLPSRGFKWARPKLVQLQTFSLNKLEWPEEYTQDKVLPLITLWDMTDIAKGELHGHLVPYRIVKARVRHGIPSVEVEWHKQADDKICQTDYYVTIEERELFSQCFGHVVEEFEMEAAKKKSKSKGRKKKTQDVDMETEQTDVDVLTDKLDSLQLKPLETRKITPEVQVSSKVDNLQLKPIATGKITVMTDLLSNELCKGEEEHFRDLETSVALKSEDKSSSSLEDTSEIEVSYAEENLSLRSRLTRKASSSIDLKSECDFKLKNLHSDHKQITGFVDSKNEIKNELSSPAISHLDSNIEVKDQISEHVVQSKFNHLKENCLSCIPDTNVKSAVKFIDLSVLTPEKEKDCARASLRCQPDFEDNSMKIYDVSDFSHIGRLNFELNTPNMSRLKNLSPSLYQTLLESTPTSSCKLRKAALLKSILNSPLQVERILNKVGNRKDFLSPLSGHMGGLSSAEKSLNISKFSINGSMSELGNFQIESSLLKSIIASGGSITTSPCFEEPQNNQTPLKKVHKDHGISNSNIHTPAEKNIVSKLAFDENSPLIPFQGKLSSQPVLKGTSKMCPSDLESPCSHRENNAVIDLTCDTPEYGKCRTVLDLNESCNDFQSKNNSNAVEYIEDLPDASINLKPIISAVSMEGNNKKIVKRECNTTIKDLCENSITKSNLSDTVISSNFEHEVCDRMGKESRIDIEFGIHSVNQPMDNIDKAVVSTFELYTAGQEENEYNLSSAFLDDNFDATANTLKRGIEDSTKSCDCSLSEQEKKNTIDIHTEINHNEIKLGTKIDLTFEEKSPVSLADRLRRKLNVTSMKGVLQEVTGN; translated from the exons ATGATCAATG aaatgGGTGTTACAAATTTATGGCAGATTTTGTCTCCTATTCAACAGCACAAGCCGTTGTCTTCTCTCAAAGGCCAGACTGTAGCAATCGACTTGAGTATATGGGTTTGTGAAAATCAATGTGTTAAACAGATGCAAGGAGTAGTCACAAGGCCATATCTCAG AAATCTATATTTCCGAATAAGTTGCCTATTACAGTTAGGAATAAACTTGATCTTTGCTGTAGAAGGAGAAGCCCCAGATTTGAAACATGAGACCATGAGCAGACGACAGGAAGTCCAATATCCAGGGAAGAGAAAGGGGCCACCAAACAAAAAGAAGAGCCGATCACATTTCAATGCAAAATTGAGAGAG TGTTGTGAAATGTTGGATTATCTTGGTGTGCCCTATATACAGTCAAAAGGTGAAGCAGAAGCTCTATGTGGGTTATTGAATGCTGCAGGG ATAGTTGATGGCTGTATAACCAATGATGGGGATGTGTTTTTGTATGGAGCTAAAACTGTGTTTAGGAATTTCTCAGTAACATCTAAG gATCCTCAAGTTGAGATCTACAGAGTACACGATATTGAACAGAAGCTTGATCTTAACAGAGAAAAAATGGTGGCACTTGCACTATTAGTAGGGTGTGACTATGTACCAAAAGGTGTACCAGGAGTAGGGATAGAGAAGGCCAGTAAATTATTGGCTGGTTATAATGATGTCAGTCCTCTTAGAAG ATTTAAAAGCTGGAAAAGAATGTCTGATGCTGAATGTTTGGATGCCATAGAAGTTCAGATAAAAAAGAAAGCTGCTTTAGTATCAGATTTCCCACAGAAAAAG ATTATTGACGAGTTTATGATACCAAAAGATTGTCTGCCATCAAGAGGTTTCAAATGGGCTCGACCTAAGCTGGTTCAACTACAG ACATTTTCACTGAATAAGCTAGAGTGGCCAGAGGAATACACACAAGACAAAGTATTGCCTCTCATTACACTCTGGGACATGACAGACATTGCAAAAGGTGAACTACATGGCCATCTTGTACCATATAG AATAGTGAAAGCTAGAGTTAGACATGGGATACCAAGTGTGGAGGTGGAATGGCACAAACAAG CTGATGATAAGATTTGTCAGACCGATTACTATGTAACAATAGAAGAAAGAGAATTATTTTCACAATGTTTTGGCCATGTTGTGGAAGAATTTGAAATGGAGGCAGCTAAGAAAAAATCAAAGTCTAAAG GAAGAAAAAAGAAGACACAAGATGTAgacatggaaacggaacaaacaGATGTTGATGTCTTAACAGACAAGTTGGACAGTTTACAATTGAAACCATTAGAAACAAGGAAGATAACTCCAGAAGTACAAGTTTCTTCCAAAGTGGATAATTTACAGTTGAAACCAATTGCAACAGGGAAAATAACTGTAATGACAGATTTATTATCAAATGAGCTTTGTAAGGGTGAAGAGGAACACTTTAGGGACCTGGAAACATCTGTGGCACTTAAATCTGAAGATAAATCTTCATCTTCATTGGAAGATACGAGTGAAATTGAAGTTTCTTATGCTGAAGAAAACTTGAGCCTAAGATCTCGTTTGACTAGGAAGGCTAGTTCTTCTATTGACCTTAAATCAGAATGtgatttcaaattgaaaaatcttCACTCCGATCACAAACAAATCACTGGTTTTGTTGACTCcaagaatgaaattaaaaatgaattgaGTTCGCCTGCAATTTCACATTTAGATTCGAATATTGAAGTAAAAGACCAAATTTCTGAGCATGTTGTTCAGTCAAAATTTAATCATCTGAAGGAAAACTGTCTCAGCTGCATTCCTGACACAAATGTAAAAAGTGCTGTTAAATTTATTGATTTATCTGTTTTAACAccagaaaaagaaaaagattgtGCAAGAGCTTCATTGAGATGTCAACCAGATTTTGAAGACAATAGTATGAAAATTTATGATGTGTCAGATTTCAGCCATATTGGAAGATTGAACTTCGAACTGAATACACCTAACATGTCACGATTGAAAAATTTGTCTCCCTCTCTTTATCAAACTCTACTAGAATCAACACCAACAAGTAGTTGTAAATTACGGAAGGCGGCCTTACTCAAAAGTATTTTAAACAGCCCACTTCAGGTAGAAAGGATCTTGAACAAGGTTGGAAACAGAAAAGATTTCCTAAGCCCTCTTAGTGGTCATATGGGTGGGTTGTCTAGTGCTGAAAAATCATTGAATATCAGTAAATTTTCGATAAATGGATCTATGTCAGAATTGGGCAATTTTCAGATTGAATCGTCACTATTAAAATCAATCATTGCAAGTGGTGGCAGTATTACAACATCACCTTGTTTTGAAGAACCTCAAAATAATCAAACTCCTCTTAAAAAGGTTCACAAGGATCATGGGATTTCAAATTCTAATATCCATACACCAGCAGAGAAAAACATTGTAAGCAAACTGGCATTTGACGAAAATAGTCCATTAATACCATTTCAGGGAAAATTATCATCTCAGCCTGTATTAAAAGGAACTTCAAAAATGTGTCCGTCAGATTTGGAAAGTCCTTGTAGTCACAGGGAAAATAATGCAGTAATAGACCTCACCTGTGATACCCCTGAATATGGTAAATGCCGGACTGTCCTGGATTTGAATGAAAGTTGTAATGATTTTCAAtctaaaaacaattcaaatgcaGTTGAATATATTGAAGATTTACCAGATGCTAGCATTAATTTGAAACCAATCATTTCTGCAGTATCTATggaaggaaataataaaaaaattgtcaaaagagAATGTAATACTACAATTAAAGATTTATGCGAAAATTcaataacaaaatcaaatctcTCTGACACTGTAATCTCGTCAAATTTTGAACATGAAGTATGTGATAGAATGGGAAAAGAATCTAGAATTGATATTGAATTTGGTATACATTCTGTTAATCAACCTATGGACAACATTGACAAAGCAGTTGTTTCAACCTTTGAACTTTATACTGCTGGACAGGAGGAAAATGAATATAATTTGTCTAGTGCTTTTCTTGATGACAATTTTGATGCTACTGCTAATACATTAAAGCGTGGAATTGAAGATTCAACAAAATCATGTGATTGCTCTCTGAGTGAACAGGAAAAGAAAAATACAATAGATATTCATACAGAGATAAATCACAACGAAATTAAACTTGGGACAAAAATAGACTTAACATTTGAAGAGAAAAGTCCAGTTTCATTGGCTGATAGACTTAGGAGAAAACTTAATGTTACTTCAATGAAGGGGGTTTTGCAGGAAGTGACGGGAAATTAG
- the LOC143083485 gene encoding uncharacterized protein LOC143083485 isoform X2, producing MGVTNLWQILSPIQQHKPLSSLKGQTVAIDLSIWVCENQCVKQMQGVVTRPYLRNLYFRISCLLQLGINLIFAVEGEAPDLKHETMSRRQEVQYPGKRKGPPNKKKSRSHFNAKLRECCEMLDYLGVPYIQSKGEAEALCGLLNAAGIVDGCITNDGDVFLYGAKTVFRNFSVTSKDPQVEIYRVHDIEQKLDLNREKMVALALLVGCDYVPKGVPGVGIEKASKLLAGYNDVSPLRRFKSWKRMSDAECLDAIEVQIKKKAALVSDFPQKKIIDEFMIPKDCLPSRGFKWARPKLVQLQTFSLNKLEWPEEYTQDKVLPLITLWDMTDIAKGELHGHLVPYRIVKARVRHGIPSVEVEWHKQADDKICQTDYYVTIEERELFSQCFGHVVEEFEMEAAKKKSKSKGRKKKTQDVDMETEQTDVDVLTDKLDSLQLKPLETRKITPEVQVSSKVDNLQLKPIATGKITVMTDLLSNELCKGEEEHFRDLETSVALKSEDKSSSSLEDTSEIEVSYAEENLSLRSRLTRKASSSIDLKSECDFKLKNLHSDHKQITGFVDSKNEIKNELSSPAISHLDSNIEVKDQISEHVVQSKFNHLKENCLSCIPDTNVKSAVKFIDLSVLTPEKEKDCARASLRCQPDFEDNSMKIYDVSDFSHIGRLNFELNTPNMSRLKNLSPSLYQTLLESTPTSSCKLRKAALLKSILNSPLQVERILNKVGNRKDFLSPLSGHMGGLSSAEKSLNISKFSINGSMSELGNFQIESSLLKSIIASGGSITTSPCFEEPQNNQTPLKKVHKDHGISNSNIHTPAEKNIVSKLAFDENSPLIPFQGKLSSQPVLKGTSKMCPSDLESPCSHRENNAVIDLTCDTPEYGKCRTVLDLNESCNDFQSKNNSNAVEYIEDLPDASINLKPIISAVSMEGNNKKIVKRECNTTIKDLCENSITKSNLSDTVISSNFEHEVCDRMGKESRIDIEFGIHSVNQPMDNIDKAVVSTFELYTAGQEENEYNLSSAFLDDNFDATANTLKRGIEDSTKSCDCSLSEQEKKNTIDIHTEINHNEIKLGTKIDLTFEEKSPVSLADRLRRKLNVTSMKGVLQEVTGN from the exons atgGGTGTTACAAATTTATGGCAGATTTTGTCTCCTATTCAACAGCACAAGCCGTTGTCTTCTCTCAAAGGCCAGACTGTAGCAATCGACTTGAGTATATGGGTTTGTGAAAATCAATGTGTTAAACAGATGCAAGGAGTAGTCACAAGGCCATATCTCAG AAATCTATATTTCCGAATAAGTTGCCTATTACAGTTAGGAATAAACTTGATCTTTGCTGTAGAAGGAGAAGCCCCAGATTTGAAACATGAGACCATGAGCAGACGACAGGAAGTCCAATATCCAGGGAAGAGAAAGGGGCCACCAAACAAAAAGAAGAGCCGATCACATTTCAATGCAAAATTGAGAGAG TGTTGTGAAATGTTGGATTATCTTGGTGTGCCCTATATACAGTCAAAAGGTGAAGCAGAAGCTCTATGTGGGTTATTGAATGCTGCAGGG ATAGTTGATGGCTGTATAACCAATGATGGGGATGTGTTTTTGTATGGAGCTAAAACTGTGTTTAGGAATTTCTCAGTAACATCTAAG gATCCTCAAGTTGAGATCTACAGAGTACACGATATTGAACAGAAGCTTGATCTTAACAGAGAAAAAATGGTGGCACTTGCACTATTAGTAGGGTGTGACTATGTACCAAAAGGTGTACCAGGAGTAGGGATAGAGAAGGCCAGTAAATTATTGGCTGGTTATAATGATGTCAGTCCTCTTAGAAG ATTTAAAAGCTGGAAAAGAATGTCTGATGCTGAATGTTTGGATGCCATAGAAGTTCAGATAAAAAAGAAAGCTGCTTTAGTATCAGATTTCCCACAGAAAAAG ATTATTGACGAGTTTATGATACCAAAAGATTGTCTGCCATCAAGAGGTTTCAAATGGGCTCGACCTAAGCTGGTTCAACTACAG ACATTTTCACTGAATAAGCTAGAGTGGCCAGAGGAATACACACAAGACAAAGTATTGCCTCTCATTACACTCTGGGACATGACAGACATTGCAAAAGGTGAACTACATGGCCATCTTGTACCATATAG AATAGTGAAAGCTAGAGTTAGACATGGGATACCAAGTGTGGAGGTGGAATGGCACAAACAAG CTGATGATAAGATTTGTCAGACCGATTACTATGTAACAATAGAAGAAAGAGAATTATTTTCACAATGTTTTGGCCATGTTGTGGAAGAATTTGAAATGGAGGCAGCTAAGAAAAAATCAAAGTCTAAAG GAAGAAAAAAGAAGACACAAGATGTAgacatggaaacggaacaaacaGATGTTGATGTCTTAACAGACAAGTTGGACAGTTTACAATTGAAACCATTAGAAACAAGGAAGATAACTCCAGAAGTACAAGTTTCTTCCAAAGTGGATAATTTACAGTTGAAACCAATTGCAACAGGGAAAATAACTGTAATGACAGATTTATTATCAAATGAGCTTTGTAAGGGTGAAGAGGAACACTTTAGGGACCTGGAAACATCTGTGGCACTTAAATCTGAAGATAAATCTTCATCTTCATTGGAAGATACGAGTGAAATTGAAGTTTCTTATGCTGAAGAAAACTTGAGCCTAAGATCTCGTTTGACTAGGAAGGCTAGTTCTTCTATTGACCTTAAATCAGAATGtgatttcaaattgaaaaatcttCACTCCGATCACAAACAAATCACTGGTTTTGTTGACTCcaagaatgaaattaaaaatgaattgaGTTCGCCTGCAATTTCACATTTAGATTCGAATATTGAAGTAAAAGACCAAATTTCTGAGCATGTTGTTCAGTCAAAATTTAATCATCTGAAGGAAAACTGTCTCAGCTGCATTCCTGACACAAATGTAAAAAGTGCTGTTAAATTTATTGATTTATCTGTTTTAACAccagaaaaagaaaaagattgtGCAAGAGCTTCATTGAGATGTCAACCAGATTTTGAAGACAATAGTATGAAAATTTATGATGTGTCAGATTTCAGCCATATTGGAAGATTGAACTTCGAACTGAATACACCTAACATGTCACGATTGAAAAATTTGTCTCCCTCTCTTTATCAAACTCTACTAGAATCAACACCAACAAGTAGTTGTAAATTACGGAAGGCGGCCTTACTCAAAAGTATTTTAAACAGCCCACTTCAGGTAGAAAGGATCTTGAACAAGGTTGGAAACAGAAAAGATTTCCTAAGCCCTCTTAGTGGTCATATGGGTGGGTTGTCTAGTGCTGAAAAATCATTGAATATCAGTAAATTTTCGATAAATGGATCTATGTCAGAATTGGGCAATTTTCAGATTGAATCGTCACTATTAAAATCAATCATTGCAAGTGGTGGCAGTATTACAACATCACCTTGTTTTGAAGAACCTCAAAATAATCAAACTCCTCTTAAAAAGGTTCACAAGGATCATGGGATTTCAAATTCTAATATCCATACACCAGCAGAGAAAAACATTGTAAGCAAACTGGCATTTGACGAAAATAGTCCATTAATACCATTTCAGGGAAAATTATCATCTCAGCCTGTATTAAAAGGAACTTCAAAAATGTGTCCGTCAGATTTGGAAAGTCCTTGTAGTCACAGGGAAAATAATGCAGTAATAGACCTCACCTGTGATACCCCTGAATATGGTAAATGCCGGACTGTCCTGGATTTGAATGAAAGTTGTAATGATTTTCAAtctaaaaacaattcaaatgcaGTTGAATATATTGAAGATTTACCAGATGCTAGCATTAATTTGAAACCAATCATTTCTGCAGTATCTATggaaggaaataataaaaaaattgtcaaaagagAATGTAATACTACAATTAAAGATTTATGCGAAAATTcaataacaaaatcaaatctcTCTGACACTGTAATCTCGTCAAATTTTGAACATGAAGTATGTGATAGAATGGGAAAAGAATCTAGAATTGATATTGAATTTGGTATACATTCTGTTAATCAACCTATGGACAACATTGACAAAGCAGTTGTTTCAACCTTTGAACTTTATACTGCTGGACAGGAGGAAAATGAATATAATTTGTCTAGTGCTTTTCTTGATGACAATTTTGATGCTACTGCTAATACATTAAAGCGTGGAATTGAAGATTCAACAAAATCATGTGATTGCTCTCTGAGTGAACAGGAAAAGAAAAATACAATAGATATTCATACAGAGATAAATCACAACGAAATTAAACTTGGGACAAAAATAGACTTAACATTTGAAGAGAAAAGTCCAGTTTCATTGGCTGATAGACTTAGGAGAAAACTTAATGTTACTTCAATGAAGGGGGTTTTGCAGGAAGTGACGGGAAATTAG